CAAAACCCCACAGCGGTGctttcccctcttccctcgccttttctctgtctctgtctacctgtctctctcgccgtgcgtgtgtgcctgtgcgtgtgtgcgtcggctctccctcctcctcctcctcctcgtccttcgGGAGTGTTCTCACTCCTTTTGCTCTGCGGCAACACACAGTcacgtctgtgtgcgcgcgtttcttcttcttccaagcagcagcagcagcagcagcagcaacaacaacaacacgaTTTTGTTGTCGCTCGTGTTATTATCAGTGTGCCCCCGTGCTCTCTTTTTACGGTACCGTTCACTGCATCCGCGTCGTCCCGTcaccccctccgcctctccttcGTTACCGTGGACgtcctttcctttcttctctcttattttcgctgccgtgtgcgtgtccgtCAGTGcttcaccgcctcccccccccttgaacaacacacacacacacacacacacacacacacacacacagacacagacacagacacagacacatcaTTGGCCCTCTGCCAGTCGGTGTATCAAGTCACACAGTATTGTCTTGGCTTGtccttcccccacccccacccctcctcctcagctctgcgccgcgtcgtgcGCCCGTGCGGCGGTTGTGCGAAACAAGACTGCGACGGTCCGCTTCACTCTTACTCGAACCCCACCCCATCCAGTCAACCGTCTTTGTGGCTGACGCAAGAAGACGTCACCGTTGTACAGCGAGCACCACGCACCCGCAGCCGCCAAGAGACTCCCAATGTCTTCTCGCTCTTACTACAGCGGTAGCGggacgacggcggtggtgccgcatAGCATCAGCATCTCTACCGCTGAAACCACACCGTCGCAAGCGCCGTCGTCGTACACGGAGCAGCCGTCGAGTGGCCAGCAGCACGAGTCGAGCTTGCACCAAGCGACGGCCTCGTTGTCCATGAACAGCACTATAAATAGCAAGGGTGCctctgcggccgctgctgctacggcggcggtgccattACACGGCGGTGACAGTCACCGCatgggagcagcagcgacagctgGTGGCAGTGAGCGCGCGAACTGGAATAACCCCTCATtcgtggcagcgccgcgcaacagcagcgggacAATCAATGTCGACGGCTACCCTCCAGCGCAGGACCATCAACAGCCATCGCATCCCTTGCTGCTGTCGCACAGCACAGACGTGGACGATGCCGGcaacggcgcgcagcacgcggcggTCAACGAGCCGCTCGAGTACTGTGGTGTGCGTCTCCTGCCCGGAGTGGAGCAGATCGACTTTGATGAGGGCTATTACGTCGGCACGATCGACGAGAACGGCGAGATGGCCGGCTACGGCAAGGCGACGTGGCACAGCGGCGACACGTACGAAGGCGAGTGGCTGAACGGTATGATGCATGGTAAGGGCACCTACACGTGGGCGGACGGCGACTACTACCAGGGCGACTACGTGAGAGGTCGCATGGAGGGTCGTGGCGAGATGAAGGACGCCACGGGGCTGTACACGGGTGAGTGGGCAGACGACATGCGGCAAGGCTATGGGCGCATGCTGTACGCCGGCGGCAACGTGTACGAGGGTGAGTGGCTGGCAGGCATGCGTCACGGCTCTGGCAAGCTTGTCGAGCCCGCCGCGCACGTCATGTACGAGGGCGAGTTCAACCggaacgaaaaagagggcCGTGGCGTGCAGACGAACTCTGACGGCGACGTCTACGAGGGCGAGTTCGCCCGCGGCAAACCCAACGGCCGCGGCACCTATCTCTGGGCCGACGGTGCACGCTACATCGGCATGTTTAAGGACGGCGTCAAGCACGGCGATGGGTGTGAGTGGCTCGCCAACGGCGACTGGGTGGCAGGGCTCTTTGTTGACGGCGAGCACGTGGACAGCCAATCGACGCTCCACAAGGCAACCGTCCTCACACctgacagcagcgacgccgatggcggAAGCGAGGACGGTGcgggtgacggcggcggtggcggcagtcGGGGAAGCATCGGTCTCTCCGAatcgacggcggccgccgtaCTCGCCCCTCTCGACGCTgcgaagctgcgccgcattGCTGATCAAGTGCACGCCCCGTCCTTCTCGATAAACGGGTCGGCAACAGCCATGAGGAGCCTCAGGAGCTCGTTGCGCAAGAACAGCTCCTCGAACTACCAAGACTTCAGCGGCTTAGGCGGTGTAACTATCGAGGAGGCATCGTCGTCATTCTTGCGCTCTCTGGCGGCTCCGCAGATGCTGCTGGACGACAGCGACCTCGAAGGCTGGACGCCGCTCAAGACGATCGGCAAGGGTAGCTTCGGTGCCGTGTACACGGCCCTCCTGCGCAACGGCCGAACGGTGTGCTGCAAGGTGATCGAGCTTGGCACTgtggagagcgaggaggagatggatAAGTTACGCAACGAGATTGCGCTGAtgaggcggctgcggcacccgAACTGCGTCCAGTACTACGGTAGTCTCGAGGACAAGGTGAAGAACACGCTGAACATATTCATGGAGTACGTCAGCGGGGGCACACTCACGAGCTTCGTGACCAAGTTCAAGAGCATTCCGCTGGagacgctgcggcagtgggTATACCAGATGGTGTGCGGCGTGAAATACCTGCATGAGTGCGGCATCGTGCACCGCGACATCAAGGGCGACAACGTGCTCGTCTCCGTCGACGGCATCGTGAAGCTGGCGGACTTCGGCTGCAGCAAGGCGATCGACGATgtctgcagcgccacacaTGGTTGCTCGACGATGGTCGGCACGCCGTACTGGATGGCCCCGGAGGTGATCAAGTGCGAGGCTGGCGGGTACGGTGTCAAGAGTGACATCTGGTCCATTGGCTGCACGATTGTGGAGATGCTGACGGGCAAGCCGCCGTGGCCGGAGTGCAACTCGATGTGGGCCGCCGTGTACAAGATCGCAAACTCTACCGGATTGCCGACGGAGATACCGGCCGACATCGACCCGAAGCTGATGGACCTGCTGCAGAAGTGCTTTGAGCGCGATCCGAAGCTGCGCCCGACCGCCGCAGGCATGCTGAGCCACCCGTTCTTGGCCAAGGTAACCGAGGGAGTCGCGTagccgctggaggagagCAGGCGCAAGTGAGGGGGTGCGCACaatcatcatcatcatctctgcccgcacacacacacacacacacataaaccTCGCCCACTCCGCCCCTCGAACCGTTGCCTTGTCGTCGTTGTTGCGTCTCTATTTCATGGTGCTCTTTTGTTTGCTTcgtttgtgttgttgttgttcgttgttgttgttgctgttgctgttcgCCGGCTCGTTGGTTGGCTGGCTGGCTGCTTGCAGCGTgatccttctcttcccttcccctcttctgTGCTTCGTTTTCCGTTTGCAGCCGActcgttttccttttttggggggaggggagacagggagggagggaggggggtttCGAAGTTTGTGTCTACGCATCagtgcccccctccctccctgtcccccctccctgtctctctttcttgtgGCGTTCGGTGTTATTATTTCGTTACGCACATAACAGATCACATCACATCACATCACGCGCGCGATCTCTCGTTTCACGTTTCGTTATGATTTCCGCCTTCTCGTTACGTCTCTTCCCCGTCACTACTTCCACAGTGCAGCCACCGTCACGGTTTCatcaccactaccaccaccgccgccgccctctcccctcccctctccatATGTTGCATGCGCGTCATTTTCCTTTGTGTGCCTTCTCTCGGCCCGCGTGGTTCCCTCCTCATCTCTCGTCTCCCTCAGCCCCACCCTCTTCCTACCGCCTCGATCTCGGCATGaatgcatgcacacacacacacacacacgtgcctgcacgcgcatctccccctcccccctcctccccctttttccttcCCTGTCTTCGTCCGTTTCTCGGATCCACTGTTGCTCGCACGCCGCTTCACACGTGGGAGGATCGcctgctgttgttgttctcggttggttttgttgtttgtctgGCCGCGTGCGTATTGtgagcccctcccccctctccctcaccaccaccgccaccacccctcctccacggccCGGCGGGCACGCGGGAGAACGCAGGTAGCTCGGTGcctgtgcgcctgtgcgcgtcTTTTCCGGTCGACCAGTCCGATCCGCATGGCTCCTCCCGCCCGTGTACTCGTGCGGCTTACGCACCGCTGACATTTGTTTTAGGGGGCGCGAAGTAACGGAAGGGACTCGCTGGGAACTCTGCCGCTTGTCTTGCTGACCTGTGCgcgagaggggaagggggagaaggggggaggaggagaaggatagagcgagaggagagaaggaagagaaagcaaTGATGGACGTGCGGCTGCCgggatgccgccgccgccgatgatgatgatgagccCTTCccgtggtggtgatgatgatgatgatgatcaCGTGTTTGTGTTTTGTTTGGTTGTTTCCCCTGCGTTGCGCGGAGACGGCGTCTACCACAGAAGTAACGGGcagaaaggggaaggggcgggAGAGACTCCTTTTCCTTTATGGAGTTGTCCGCGGCGCGTGAAGGAGGCCGGCGACTCCCGAGAAGAAGCGCTCTGGCCTAGGGGTGTCGGTGTGCggatgcacgcgcacatgcttGCGTGCCAAGGAGTGCTCGCGCTGGGCGCGGACTCCTCCAACAGCTCTCTAAGCTGCCTCACACCGGCGCTTAGTGGAAGGGTGTGGATACCGTCCTTGCGCAAGGCGCGTTGTCGACTCCGGcaccgcgcctcctccgtgctTCCCTGCCCACCGACCCCCTTCCGGTTGAGCGATATATACTCATTGTGTACGCGTGAccgatggggaggggggggggggatcaGTCGCCCTGCAGCTCTTTTGCGCCCAACTGAGACTCAACACCGTTCTTGCCTCGACTCTACTTTGCCATGCATTCACCCAGGTCTTTCTCCGTGGCCGACTGCAGTAGTGACCTGCGTgtacacgcgtgcgcacacacccacataAGCGGCCTCACCCGGACACGTCCACATACAGGCAAGCATAGAAGACCACACACGAGCAGGCACATACCCCACACCACCGCATagacgcagccgcacagGCGACTGGCGCGCATCTTTTAGAGCAACCGCACCCCCTCTGTTCTTTTCCCATCCCCTACcgctaccaccaccaccaccaccgccttaccgcgcgtccgccgccgcccctgaCCTTGGCACCATGCGCGTAAAGAGCATCGTGATTGACGGCTTCAAGTCGTATGCGCACCGCAAGGAGCTGGCGGACCTCAGCCCGCACTTTAACGCCATCACCGGTCTCAACGGCAGTGGTAAGTCGAACATCTTCGACGCCATCTGTTTTGTCATGGGTATCACCAACttgaagcgcgtgcgcgccgagGACCCGCGGGAGCTGATTTTCCGCGCCGGCACGACCGGCGTGCACGCGGCGCGGGTGACGATCGAATTTGTGAACGATGaccccgcctccgccccgcCGGGCTACAGCTGCGAAGAGTATCCGCTCATCACCATTGGCCGTCAGATCAAGCTCGGTGGGAGGCAGCAGTTCTTCTTCAACAACACCGTGTCGCTACAGAGCAAGGTGAAGCGCTTCTTCGAGAGCATCAGCTTGAACGTCGACAACCCCCACTTCATGATCCTGCAGGGGACTGTGCACAAGCTGATCGGCATGCGCTCGCAGGACATCCTGTCCCTCATCGAGGAGGCGGTCGGCACGAAGGCCTTTGatcatcgccgccgcaccgccgagACACTTATCCGCAACAAGGAGAGGAAGATGGAGGAAATCGACACGAACATCGAGGCACAGATCCGACCGCTGCTGGAGACGATGCGGGCCGACCAGGAGGAGTACAACACCTTCATGCAGATGCGAGAGAAGATGGAGGAAAAGGTGCGCTTCCGTGTCGCGCTGGACTACCACACGCATCGCACGCAgcacgcagaggcggaggcggcgatgacggcaCGCAAGGCCGATGTTCAGAACGCCaagacgcagctgcaggcacTGCCGCGccaggaagaggaggcagcgCGTCGACtcttgcagctgcaggactCCCTCAGCGCTCCGAGCGAGGCAGCCATcgcgctgcacgaggaggaagatgaACTGAAGAAGGCGCACAGCCGCCTTGAAGGTCAGCTGGGCAACTGCACCAAGTCGCTGAAGCAACTCGAGACACAGCTCAAGAGTCTGCGGAAGGAGCaggagaggcagagcagcagccaggCAGCCTTcgcggcacggcagcgggagcacgagcagctgctaGCGCAGATTAAGGAGGGTAAAGAGACATGCGCGAAGCTGAAGAAGGGTCTCAAGCTCCTCCGATCCGGTGTACAGGCCGGTGCCTCGGGTGTCTCGCTCGCcgaggagaggcagcaggTGGACCTGCAGCTCATCGAGCAGCagtcgcgcgtgcgccgcgccacagACCGGCTTGAGGAACtggtgaagcagcagcggcgggtcGAGGCGCACCAGGCCGAGGAGAGCAGCCGCGTGCGCCACCTAGAGCGCGAGTACGCCAAAGCCACCGCGTCTCTCGAGAAGGCAAAGGCGGTGTACACACCGTTggcgctgaagcagcagcggaaggaGGCCCTCGAGGCCGAGATCTCGTCGCTGAAACGTGAGTGCCAGGCCGAGTACGAGAACTTCCAGCGGCAGGTGAGCACGGCGACCGCGCGCAACTACGACCTCGACTACAACCGCTACGCCTGCCCACCCGACACGGAGGACAAGGTGCTTGGGCGGGTCGGCCAACTCATCACTCCGACCGATCCACAGCACGCGCTGGGGCTCATGGTTGGCGCCCAGAACCAGCTGCTACGCGTCGTCGTCACGGACGATCGCGTCGCCGAAGCGATCATCCGCAGTGGGCtacggcagcgcaccgcgTTCTTCGCCCTGGACAagctgcagcgtcagccAACGCACTTCTTTATCGATGGCGCgaagctgcaggcggcgcggctcaTGGCCGAGCAGCAGGGTGGCTGGGTGCACCGCGCACGGGACTTGGTGACGGTGCAGGAGGCCTCATcccatcagcagcagcagcagctcaacgCTCTTGCAGACTTCGTGTTTGGCAACTTCCTTGTGTGCTCCAGCTTGCGGCTCGCGCAGGAGCTGGCCTACGACGCGTCCATCAAGGCGAAGGCCGTCACAGTCGAGGGCGAGGTGGCCGAGCCGAACGGCTTGATGACGGGCGGGTCGACGCGGCAGCTACGCGACGTTTTTGCCGACCTCAAGACATACACCGCTCAGAAAGAGCCGctcaaggcgctgcagcaacgcacgcgcgcgctggAAGTCGAGTACGCCGCCCTGCGCGACACGctccggcagcaccagcacgacATCCAAGTATACAAGacagcagaggaggcggcggagctaTCGAAGCAGCGCTACATCGTCGCCGCTAACAGTGCGCAGAGTGGTGCGGCCGAGCAGGCGGAGCAGATCGAGCGCGAGCAGACCGCGCTCgccgaggcgcgcgagaAGGTGGAGGTTCTGCAGGCAAGGCAGCGCGAGTTGGCCACGCAGGCTCAGGCGACAGACCTgaacgcggtgcagcaggaaATGGCGGATCAactcgccgcagcggaggccCACGTGGCGCGGCTGACGGCCGACGAggagcgcggcgcggcggagtTTGAGCGACTCGAGGCAGAcatggagcagcaggcggcggacTTGTCTCGCAAAACGCAAGACACGGAGGAGGATATGGTGCAGCAACAGAGTCAGAAGCTga
This portion of the Leishmania major strain Friedlin complete genome, chromosome 5 genome encodes:
- a CDS encoding putative protein kinase; this encodes MNSTINSKGASAAAAATAAVPLHGGDSHRMGAAATAGGSERANWNNPSFVAAPRNSSGTINVDGYPPAQDHQQPSHPLLLSHSTDVDDAGNGAQHAAVNEPLEYCGVRLLPGVEQIDFDEGYYVGTIDENGEMAGYGKATWHSGDTYEGEWLNGMMHGKGTYTWADGDYYQGDYVRGRMEGRGEMKDATGLYTGEWADDMRQGYGRMLYAGGNVYEGEWLAGMRHGSGKLVEPAAHVMYEGEFNRNEKEGRGVQTNSDGDVYEGEFARGKPNGRGTYLWADGARYIGMFKDGVKHGDGCEWLANGDWVAGLFVDGEHVDSQSTLHKATVLTPDSSDADGGSEDGAGDGGGGGSRGSIGLSESTAAAVLAPLDAAKLRRIADQVHAPSFSINGSATAMRSLRSSLRKNSSSNYQDFSGLGGVTIEEASSSFLRSLAAPQMLLDDSDLEGWTPLKTIGKGSFGAVYTALLRNGRTVCCKVIELGTVESEEEMDKLRNEIALMRRLRHPNCVQYYGSLEDKVKNTLNIFMEYVSGGTLTSFVTKFKSIPLETLRQWVYQMVCGVKYLHECGIVHRDIKGDNVLVSVDGIVKLADFGCSKAIDDVCSATHGCSTMVGTPYWMAPEVIKCEAGGYGVKSDIWSIGCTIVEMLTGKPPWPECNSMWAAVYKIANSTGLPTEIPADIDPKLMDLLQKCFERDPKLRPTAAGMLSHPFLAKVTEGVA
- a CDS encoding putative structural maintenance of chromosome (SMC), translated to MRVKSIVIDGFKSYAHRKELADLSPHFNAITGLNGSGKSNIFDAICFVMGITNLKRVRAEDPRELIFRAGTTGVHAARVTIEFVNDDPASAPPGYSCEEYPLITIGRQIKLGGRQQFFFNNTVSLQSKVKRFFESISLNVDNPHFMILQGTVHKLIGMRSQDILSLIEEAVGTKAFDHRRRTAETLIRNKERKMEEIDTNIEAQIRPLLETMRADQEEYNTFMQMREKMEEKVRFRVALDYHTHRTQHAEAEAAMTARKADVQNAKTQLQALPRQEEEAARRLLQLQDSLSAPSEAAIALHEEEDELKKAHSRLEGQLGNCTKSLKQLETQLKSLRKEQERQSSSQAAFAARQREHEQLLAQIKEGKETCAKLKKGLKLLRSGVQAGASGVSLAEERQQVDLQLIEQQSRVRRATDRLEELVKQQRRVEAHQAEESSRVRHLEREYAKATASLEKAKAVYTPLALKQQRKEALEAEISSLKRECQAEYENFQRQVSTATARNYDLDYNRYACPPDTEDKVLGRVGQLITPTDPQHALGLMVGAQNQLLRVVVTDDRVAEAIIRSGLRQRTAFFALDKLQRQPTHFFIDGAKLQAARLMAEQQGGWVHRARDLVTVQEASSHQQQQQLNALADFVFGNFLVCSSLRLAQELAYDASIKAKAVTVEGEVAEPNGLMTGGSTRQLRDVFADLKTYTAQKEPLKALQQRTRALEVEYAALRDTLRQHQHDIQVYKTAEEAAELSKQRYIVAANSAQSGAAEQAEQIEREQTALAEAREKVEVLQARQRELATQAQATDLNAVQQEMADQLAAAEAHVARLTADEERGAAEFERLEADMEQQAADLSRKTQDTEEDMVQQQSQKLKLAAQVEEVTQQLAAVQARSKQNEERRQRLEKDIDDAQEELTRFAERKVTLDNLVKNGEVGLREQSRCLESLRRHVHEAEQRHSWLLEARATFNQPGGPYDFSDAARTAAILQELRDIEVRAAVMTSKLSQKSAILYEERRREYEELVKQRTALGEDKEAIQRCITEIESKKWGALDRMVGVVSSIFGKLFATCLPGATAQLLEERDAANHLSGLGVRVSFNGKPRESLSELSGGQRSLLALCLILAILRVRPAPLYILDEVDAALDPSHTQNIGRMLQLYFPHSQFLLVSLKDGMFNNANVLYHIRNTQGYSEVARIEHKPPPQPTSADSDTRNVASGAENKDAVASFA